In Sardina pilchardus chromosome 8, fSarPil1.1, whole genome shotgun sequence, a genomic segment contains:
- the polr3d gene encoding DNA-directed RNA polymerase III subunit RPC4, translated as MAAPNAGDSKMQNVDGAGRSVPMGRRLPASLSPGRLPSMRSRDLTLGGVKKKTFTPNIIGRKAKEEQKTDGGHRRDKKDFDKGRQRDGRGRGRGRPEVIQSHSIFEQGPAEMMAKRRTAFDDARETPNSGPCPIINIKKEKRETEEETKEILRKLERDNFLDDPHLKNDAKSCPVQLPLSVSGWVFKEEFNEDIAEDVRKPESTEEDSTNPSTETSPLIKIKQEPDLTETKKLKPTFRPPPIPQPDVLSNLLESCNQLKGVELFFMQLPDSLPGQPPTTDVRQTKTEVQSECGQSVLQKSESQEPEEDRSCNLRDLQEGLVGRVLVRKSGRVQFVLGNVTLDVDLGTTSSFLQELVSVGIEGRSGTMSVLGHIKHKLVCSPDFQTLLENQT; from the exons ATGGCTGCACCTAATGCTGGAGACTCCAAGATGCAGAATGTTGATGGGGCAGGAAGAAGTGTTCCAATGGGCCGACGGCtgcctgcttctctctcccctggtCGTCTGCCCTCCATGCGCTCTCGGGATCTTACGCTGGGTGGTGTGAAAAAG AAAACCTTCACACCTAACATCATTGGACGGAAGGCCAAGGAAGA ACAAAAGACTGATGGAGGACATAGGCGGGACAAGAAAGACTTCGATAAAGGACGTCAAAGAGATGGGCGTGGCAGAGGACGTGGGCGACCAGAGGTTATCCAGTCACACTCCATCTTTGAACAAGGCCCTGCAGAGATGATGGCAAAAAGGAGAA CGGCCTTTGATGATGCTCGAGAAACACCAAACTCTGGCCCTTGTCCCATTATCaatattaaaaaagaaaagagggagactGAGGAGGAGACTAAGGAAATTCTACGAAAGTTGGAAAGAGATAAT TTCTTGGATGACCCACATCTGAAAAATGATGCAAAGAGCTGCCCTGTGCAACTTCCCTTGTCTGTATCTGGCTGGGTTTTCAAGGAGGAGTTTAATGAAGATATTGCTGAGGATGTCAGAAAACCCGAGAGTACTGAGGAAGATTCTACAAACCCAAGTACAGAAACTTCACCACTTATTAAAA ttaaGCAGGAGCCAGATCttacagaaacaaaaaagctgAAACCCACTTTCAGGCCTCCACCTATTCCTCAACCTGATGTGCTTTCAAACCTTCTGGAGTCCTGCAATCAACTTAAAGGTGTTGAGTTGTTTTTTATGCAACTCCCTGATTCACTTCCTGGGCAACCACCAACAACTGATGTCAGACAAACCAAAACAGAAGTCCAGTCTGAGTGTGGTCAGTCAGTCCTACAAAAGTCAGAGTCACAG GAaccagaggaggacaggagctgTAATCTGAGGGACTTGCAGGAGGGCCTGGTCGGGCGTGTTCTGGTGAGGAAGTCCGGTCGGGTGCAGTTTGTTCTTGGGAACGTTACCCTAGATGTTGATCTTGGAACAACCAGCTCCTTCCTCCAG GAGCTAGTATCTGTGGGCATCGAGGGCCGAAGTGGGACAATGTCTGTTCTGGGGCACATCAAGCATAAACTTGTTTGTTCGCCTGATTTCCAAACCCTTCTGGAAAACCAGACATGA
- the arid5a gene encoding AT-rich interactive domain-containing protein 5A produces MVSDPGDNCAENSDSVEVSQEVGAMEPSPNKDTRGPETLDLSHTTEMTLSPDQLEAEERAFVDNLYRFMKDRGTPIERIPHLGFKQINLWKIYKAVEALGGYDSVTARRLWKNVYDELGGSPGSTSAATCTRKHYERLVLPFERQLRGEEYKPLPPSKPRKLYKKSPDIKSVKPEAKRRRKLIETEEKTKEIAHHGHLCKPGTCPHSSHWAVYQDQPQRDCPESQNKFGDHQTTALVVHESHQDISAPVPVGSTGVISPLEKKKLLAQASLCFLQSPKAEDSSRRPTVIQCSPTPGCSLPGRSHNSSDGSPLPLSSPSVTCSRSPSPNSVSSEECLVMTEPIILSTDTKKSTLSNLAVTLSTPPYSAPSFPALCKPRSCYPTHLGNLQLHHYQDILQASPKQSNNTTASKNYRAAYTWSPEIQGGSSQPPILKPWVSSASSFTKVMPKSKDVFSPVALHPFHKALPPTHEPTNKIYIRNGQEFSQSPKKPRGPLHFIDKKDKAVHVLPKPLPSVQYIQHSAIVPQVPYRGSENHLKCLQGQNSVHCPTHLPMPQLNPHQPHLLPAVTSFSTPYDFSLQSYYSLPFWPSPTGLYPYPSNTRL; encoded by the exons GACACCAGAGGGCCTGAGACACTTGACCTTAGCCATACAACAGAGATGACCTTGAGCCCTGACCAGttagaggcagaggagagggctTTTGTTGATAATCTTTATCGTTTCATGAAAGACCGAGGTACACCAATTGAAAGAATACCACATCTTGGATTTAAACAAA TTAATCTGTGGAAAATCTACAAAGCAGTCGAGGCCCTTGGGGGATATGACTCT GTGACAGCACGGCGGTTGTGGAAGAATGTATATGATGAACTAGGAGGAAGTCCAGGGAGTACGAGTGCAGCTACTTGTACCCGTAAACACTATGAGAG GCTTGTTCTACCTTTTGAAAGacagctgagaggagaggaatataAACCCCTTCCTCCATCTAAACCTCGAAAACTGTATAAGAAGAGTCCGGACATTAAGAGTGTCAAACCTGAggccaagaggaggaggaaactgATTGAGACGGAAGAAAAGACTAAG GAAATAGCTCATCATGGCCATCTGTGTAAACCAGGAACATGCCCTCACTCTAGTCACTGGGCAGTTTATCAGGACCAACCCCAGCGAGATTGCCCAGAATCCCAAAACAAGTTTGGGGACCATCAGACAACTGCCCTTGTGGTCCATGAATCTCACCAGGACATCTCTGCTCCTGTGCCAGTAGGTTCCACAGGGGTAATTTCACCTTTGGAGAAAAAGAAGCTTCTGGCACAAGCAAGCCTGTGTTTCCTGCAGAGTCCAAAAGCAGAAGACAGCTCAAGAAGGCCAACTGTTATCCAGTGCTCTCCAACCCCTGGTTGTTCACTGCCAGGCAGGAGCCATAACTCTTCAGATGGTTCCCCACTACCTCTCTCCTCGCCCTCTGTCACATGCTCTCGCAGCCCTTCACCTAACTCTGTTTCATCTGAGGAATGCTTAGTAATGACTGAACCCATCATCTTATCTACAGACACAAAGAAAAGCACACTGTCAAACCTTGCTGTtaccctctctactcctccctaTTCAGCACCCAGCTTTCCAGCATTATGCAAACCTCGAAGCTGTTACCCCACACATCTGGGCAACCTTCAATTGCACCATTACCAAGATATTCTTCAGGCAAGCCCAAAACAATCTAACAACACCACTGCAAGTAAAAACTACAGAGCTGCGTACACCTGGAGCCCTGAAATCCAGGGGGGGAGTTCTCAGCCCCCTATTCTGAAGCCCTGGGTGTCCTCAGCTTCTAGTTTCACAAAAGTGATGCCGAAATCCAAGGATGTTTTCTCTCCAGTGGCCCTCCATCCTTTTCACAAAGCCTTGCCTCCAACTCATGAGCcaacaaataaaatatatataagaaACGGTCAGGAATTCAGTCAATCCCCCAAGAAACCTCGAGGGCCTTTGCATTTCAtagacaaaaaagacaaagcTGTGCATGTCTTGCCAAAACCGCTACCCagcgtacagtatatacaacaTTCTGCCATAGTTCCTCAAGTACCTTACCGGGGGTCTGAGAACCATCTGAAGTGTCTACAAGGTCAAAATTCAGTTCATTGTCCAACCCATCTGCCAATGCCTCAACTGAACCCACACCAACCACATCTATTGCCAGCTGTTACTAGCTTCTCTACCCCATATGACTTTTCTCTTCAATCATACTACAGCCTGCCATTCTGGCCATCCCCTACTGGTCTGTATCCATATCCATCCAATACAAGACTCTGA